The following proteins are co-located in the Noviherbaspirillum sp. UKPF54 genome:
- the sdhC gene encoding succinate dehydrogenase, cytochrome b556 subunit, translating to MKASRPTFFNLTQIQLPVGACTSIAHRISGMLLAVGTPFGIYLLDLSLRGPQGYARAGALLDRTAIKILLLLFIWALAHHLLAGLRHLLTDIDIGSELRPARASAWAVNCGAAVIALLGIGALF from the coding sequence ATGAAAGCCTCGCGGCCGACGTTCTTCAACCTGACGCAGATCCAGCTGCCGGTCGGCGCCTGCACCTCGATCGCACACCGCATCAGCGGCATGCTGCTGGCGGTTGGCACGCCGTTCGGCATCTACCTGCTGGACCTGTCGCTGCGCGGGCCGCAGGGCTATGCGCGGGCGGGCGCGCTGCTCGACCGCACGGCGATCAAGATCCTGCTGCTCCTGTTCATCTGGGCGCTGGCGCACCACCTGCTGGCGGGACTGCGCCACCTGCTCACCGACATCGACATCGGTTCCGAGCTGCGCCCGGCGCGCGCCAGCGCCTGGGCCGTCAACTGCGGCGCGGCCGTCATCGCGCTCCTGGGTATCGGAGCGCTGTTTTGA
- the sdhD gene encoding succinate dehydrogenase, hydrophobic membrane anchor protein encodes MKKALSGLRAWLVQRVTAVYMLLFCVAALLRLALGRPHSYDEWRGWLAAPLTRIATALFFAALLLHAWVGLRDVMMDYVQPLALRVALLALLAFALGGMALWVARILLLASA; translated from the coding sequence TTGAAAAAGGCGCTGTCCGGACTGCGCGCCTGGCTAGTGCAGCGCGTCACCGCCGTCTACATGCTGCTGTTTTGCGTCGCCGCGCTGCTGCGCCTGGCTCTGGGGCGGCCGCACTCCTACGATGAATGGCGCGGCTGGCTGGCCGCGCCGCTGACGCGCATCGCGACCGCGCTGTTCTTCGCCGCGTTGCTGCTGCATGCCTGGGTGGGGTTGCGCGACGTGATGATGGACTACGTGCAGCCGCTCGCGCTGCGCGTGGCGCTGCTGGCACTGCTGGCGTTCGCACTCGGCGGCATGGCGCTGTGGGTGGCCCGCATCCTGCTGCTGGCGTCGGCCTGA
- a CDS encoding succinate dehydrogenase iron-sulfur subunit has translation MKFSIYRYDPDADARPYMQDYDIALAPTDHMLLDAILHIKMLDDSLSIRRSCREGVCGSDAININGRNGLACITPVRGLKEPVELRPLPSFPVIRDLVVDMTQFFRQYHSVKPFLINHDTPPEKERLQSPQQRDELDGLYECILCACCSSQCPSFWWNPDKFVGPAGLLQACRFISDSRDQATQERLDDLNDAYRLFRCRTIMNCSEVCPKGLRPSRAIEKIRLRMVRESF, from the coding sequence ATGAAATTTTCCATTTACCGCTACGATCCGGACGCCGATGCGCGCCCCTACATGCAGGATTACGATATCGCGCTGGCGCCGACCGACCACATGCTGCTCGATGCGATCCTGCACATCAAGATGCTGGACGATTCGCTCAGCATCCGGCGCTCCTGCCGCGAAGGCGTGTGCGGCTCCGACGCGATCAACATCAACGGCCGCAACGGCCTGGCCTGCATCACGCCGGTCAGGGGCCTGAAGGAACCGGTCGAATTGCGGCCGCTGCCGAGCTTTCCAGTGATCCGCGACTTGGTGGTCGACATGACGCAGTTTTTCAGGCAGTACCATTCGGTCAAGCCGTTCCTGATCAACCACGACACGCCGCCCGAGAAGGAGAGATTGCAATCGCCGCAGCAGCGCGACGAACTCGATGGACTGTACGAGTGCATCCTGTGCGCCTGCTGCTCCAGCCAGTGCCCGTCGTTCTGGTGGAACCCGGACAAGTTCGTGGGGCCGGCCGGGCTGCTGCAGGCGTGCCGCTTCATTTCCGACAGCCGCGACCAGGCCACGCAGGAGCGGCTCGACGACCTGAACGACGCCTACCGGCTGTTTCGCTGCCGCACCATCATGAATTGCTCCGAGGTCTGCCCGAAGGGGTTGCGGCCGTCGCGCGCCATCGAGAAAATCCGGCTGCGCATGGTCAGGGAGTCATTCTGA
- the nhaR gene encoding transcriptional activator NhaR, with product MKNAALNYRHLYYFWVVAKEGSVTRAAERLDVAVQTISAQLALLEQAIGKALLAPQGRRLVLTEAGRVALGYADQIFLLGEQMQEVLAETDVGRTMRLAVGISDSLPKLIASRLLDAALKLPQKIKLVCYEDDFESLLGNLSVHKLDVVLTDRPVPSGTTLRVFSHLLGESEISLFALPELAKRYRPKFPASLNGAPLLLPTRGNAIRGRLDHWFENHDVRPDVVGEFDDNALLNTFGRNGAGLFPAPSALAKDVREQFGAVPVGELAQVREQFYAISNERKIKHPAVEAILSAIHGKEFMS from the coding sequence ATGAAGAATGCCGCGCTGAACTACCGCCATCTCTACTATTTCTGGGTCGTCGCCAAGGAAGGAAGCGTGACGCGCGCCGCCGAGCGGCTCGATGTCGCGGTCCAGACCATCAGCGCGCAACTTGCCCTTCTGGAACAGGCGATCGGCAAGGCGCTGCTGGCGCCGCAGGGGCGCCGCCTGGTGCTGACCGAGGCCGGGCGCGTGGCGCTCGGCTACGCGGACCAGATTTTCCTGCTCGGCGAGCAGATGCAGGAAGTGCTGGCCGAAACCGATGTCGGCCGCACGATGCGGCTGGCGGTGGGGATTTCCGATTCCCTGCCGAAACTGATCGCGTCGCGCCTGCTGGATGCGGCATTGAAACTGCCGCAAAAGATCAAGCTGGTCTGCTACGAAGACGATTTCGAATCGCTGCTCGGCAATTTGTCGGTCCACAAGCTCGACGTCGTGCTGACCGACCGGCCGGTGCCGTCCGGCACGACCTTGCGCGTGTTTAGTCATTTACTTGGGGAAAGTGAAATCTCGCTGTTCGCCCTGCCAGAACTCGCCAAGCGCTACCGCCCGAAGTTCCCGGCCAGCCTGAATGGCGCGCCGCTGCTGCTGCCCACGCGCGGTAACGCCATCCGCGGCCGCCTCGATCATTGGTTCGAGAATCATGACGTGCGCCCGGACGTGGTCGGCGAGTTCGATGACAATGCGCTGCTGAACACCTTCGGACGCAACGGCGCCGGCCTGTTCCCCGCGCCGTCGGCGCTGGCCAAGGATGTACGCGAGCAGTTCGGCGCGGTGCCGGTGGGCGAACTGGCCCAGGTGCGCGAACAGTTCTACGCGATTTCGAACGAGCGCAAGATCAAGCATCCGGCCGTTGAGGCGATCCTGTCGGCGATCCACGGCAAGGAATTCATGAGCTAG
- a CDS encoding Bax inhibitor-1/YccA family protein, with protein sequence MNDRYTSLRAGSLRSRSATTVIDASAHRVLRNTYMLLSLTLAFSAVTAGASAALGLPRPGMLITLAGYFGLLFLVNKFRDQGLGVAFVFALTGFMGYTLGPIISHYLHMPNGAQIVMTAMGGTAAIFLGLSAYALVSKRDFTFMGGFLFVGVLVAFLAGLAAILFQIPALSLAVSAIFVLLMSGMILFETSNIVRGGETNYVMATVSLYVTIFNLFTSLLQLLGFANNE encoded by the coding sequence ATGAATGACCGCTACACTTCGCTGCGCGCCGGTTCGCTGCGCAGCCGCTCGGCCACCACGGTGATCGATGCTTCCGCGCACCGTGTGCTGCGCAATACCTACATGCTGCTGTCGCTCACGCTGGCCTTTTCCGCCGTGACCGCCGGCGCGTCCGCCGCACTCGGCCTGCCGCGCCCTGGCATGCTGATCACGCTGGCCGGCTATTTCGGCCTGCTGTTTTTGGTCAACAAGTTCCGAGACCAGGGACTGGGCGTGGCCTTCGTGTTCGCGCTGACCGGCTTCATGGGTTACACGCTGGGGCCGATCATCAGCCATTACCTGCACATGCCCAACGGCGCGCAGATCGTGATGACCGCCATGGGCGGCACCGCCGCGATCTTCCTCGGCCTGTCGGCGTATGCACTGGTGTCCAAGCGCGATTTCACGTTCATGGGCGGCTTCTTGTTCGTCGGCGTGCTGGTCGCCTTCCTGGCGGGGCTCGCGGCCATCCTGTTCCAGATCCCGGCGCTGTCGCTGGCCGTGTCCGCGATCTTCGTGCTGCTCATGTCCGGCATGATCCTGTTTGAAACCAGCAATATCGTGCGCGGCGGCGAAACCAACTACGTGATGGCAACGGTGAGCCTGTACGTGACGATCTTCAACCTGTTCACCAGCCTGCTGCAACTGCTGGGTTTCGCGAACAACGAATAA
- a CDS encoding TerC family protein, whose amino-acid sequence MLELLLDPQAWIALLTLTALELVLGIDNIIFISILVAKLPRAQQELARRLGLFLAMFMRIALLLVLSWIVGLTAPLFSIGQWEFSGRDLVLVGGGLFLLWKSVGEIHDTFEGAEGAVTAAKKLSFASAIMQIMLIDLVFSLDSIITAVGMVDQLPVMIAAVIMSVGLMMFFARPIGHFVSEHPTIKMLALSFLVVVAVVLIAEGFGNHVPKGYIYSAMAFSVVVEMLNIRLRKRTRTTHAAQPEHAPQEEH is encoded by the coding sequence ATGCTCGAACTGCTGCTCGACCCGCAAGCCTGGATCGCCCTGCTCACCCTGACCGCGCTGGAACTGGTGCTGGGCATCGACAACATCATCTTCATTTCGATCCTGGTCGCCAAGCTGCCGCGCGCGCAGCAGGAGCTGGCGCGCCGGCTCGGCCTGTTCCTGGCGATGTTCATGCGCATCGCCCTGCTGCTGGTGCTGTCGTGGATCGTCGGCCTGACCGCGCCGCTGTTTTCCATCGGCCAATGGGAATTCTCCGGGCGCGACCTGGTGCTGGTGGGCGGCGGCCTGTTCCTGCTATGGAAGAGCGTGGGCGAAATCCACGACACCTTCGAAGGCGCGGAAGGCGCGGTGACCGCCGCCAAGAAGCTCAGCTTCGCCTCGGCCATCATGCAGATCATGCTGATCGACCTGGTGTTCTCGCTCGACTCCATCATCACCGCCGTCGGCATGGTCGACCAGCTGCCGGTGATGATCGCCGCCGTGATCATGTCGGTCGGCCTGATGATGTTCTTCGCGCGCCCGATCGGCCATTTCGTGTCGGAACACCCGACCATCAAGATGCTGGCCCTGTCCTTCCTGGTGGTGGTCGCGGTCGTGCTGATCGCCGAAGGCTTCGGCAACCACGTGCCGAAGGGATACATCTACAGCGCGATGGCATTTTCGGTGGTGGTGGAAATGCTCAATATCCGCCTGCGCAAGCGCACCCGGACCACCCATGCGGCGCAGCCGGAGCATGCGCCTCAGGAAGAGCATTGA
- a CDS encoding MFS transporter has product MINPLREYRSFRHFFLSRIATTMANQMMMVVIGWQMYDLTHSAYDLGMVGLAQFLPSLALTLVVGQVADRFDRRRVLAWCLCGQLLVALLLIAGTWGGWLNREAILAAAVALGAAKAFQMPTQQSLGPLLVPAPVLPRAISVSAAGSQFAIIVGPAVGGFLYVAGPQAVYGTSAALFAAAVGMALAIRLDHAPVKREAVSLQSLFAGIAFIWRRKEVLGAISLDLFAVLLGGATALLPIFARDILHVGPWGLGLLRSAPAIGALAVSLYLARHPIQRRAGKIMFGSVALYGVATLAFALSGSFLLSLAALAASGAFDMVSVVIRQSLVQLDTPNDMRGRVSAVNSIFIGASNQLGEFESGLTAAWFGTVPSVIIGGAGTLLVVAAWMKLFPALVHRERLAD; this is encoded by the coding sequence ATGATCAATCCGCTGCGCGAATACCGCTCTTTCCGCCACTTCTTCCTCAGTCGCATCGCGACCACCATGGCCAACCAGATGATGATGGTCGTCATCGGCTGGCAAATGTACGATCTCACCCACAGTGCCTACGATCTCGGCATGGTCGGCCTGGCGCAGTTCCTGCCGTCGCTGGCATTGACGCTGGTGGTCGGCCAGGTAGCCGACCGCTTCGACCGGCGCCGCGTACTCGCCTGGTGCCTGTGCGGCCAGCTGCTGGTCGCGCTGCTGCTGATCGCCGGCACCTGGGGCGGCTGGCTGAACAGGGAGGCAATCCTGGCCGCCGCCGTCGCGCTGGGCGCGGCCAAGGCGTTCCAGATGCCCACGCAGCAATCGCTCGGCCCGCTGCTGGTGCCGGCGCCGGTGCTGCCGCGCGCGATTTCGGTCAGCGCGGCCGGCTCGCAGTTCGCGATCATCGTCGGTCCCGCCGTGGGCGGTTTCCTGTACGTGGCCGGGCCGCAGGCGGTATACGGAACCAGCGCCGCGCTGTTTGCAGCCGCCGTCGGCATGGCGCTGGCGATCCGTCTCGATCATGCGCCGGTCAAGCGCGAGGCGGTCAGCCTGCAAAGCCTGTTTGCCGGCATCGCCTTCATCTGGCGGCGCAAGGAAGTGCTCGGGGCGATTTCGCTCGACCTGTTCGCGGTGCTGCTGGGCGGCGCCACCGCGCTGCTGCCGATTTTCGCGCGCGACATCCTGCACGTAGGCCCGTGGGGACTGGGGCTACTGCGCTCGGCGCCGGCCATCGGCGCGCTGGCCGTGTCGCTCTACCTGGCGCGACATCCGATCCAGCGCCGCGCGGGAAAAATCATGTTCGGCTCGGTCGCGCTGTATGGCGTGGCCACGCTGGCATTCGCCTTGTCCGGCTCGTTCCTGCTGTCGCTGGCCGCGCTGGCCGCCAGCGGCGCCTTCGACATGGTGTCGGTGGTGATCCGCCAGTCGCTGGTGCAGCTCGACACGCCCAACGACATGCGCGGGCGCGTCAGCGCGGTCAACTCGATCTTCATCGGCGCCTCCAACCAGCTCGGCGAATTCGAATCCGGCCTGACCGCCGCCTGGTTCGGCACCGTGCCGTCGGTGATCATCGGCGGCGCCGGCACGCTGCTGGTGGTGGCGGCGTGGATGAAGCTGTTTCCGGCGCTGGTGCATCGCGAGCGGCTGGCCGACTAG
- a CDS encoding helix-turn-helix domain-containing protein, with the protein MMNNTRPVGEVLRHWRQRRRLSQLDLALDAEISTRHLSFMETGRSLPSREMVLRLAERLDIPLRERNTLLMAAGYAPLFPERKLDDPALQAARKAMELVLAGHEPYPALAIDRHWNLVATNKALAPLLAGVDPALLQPPVNVLRLSLHPQGVAPRIVNYREWRAHLFERLRHQIDVSGDPVLEDLMRELSAYPAPAGLAPQAQCEHQSYAGVVVPFQLMTPAGTLSFISTTTVFGTPLDVTLSELALESFFPADAQTAQALRLHAAA; encoded by the coding sequence ATGATGAACAATACCCGCCCCGTTGGAGAGGTCCTGCGCCACTGGCGCCAGCGCCGCCGGCTGAGCCAGCTCGACCTGGCGCTGGATGCCGAGATTTCGACGCGTCACCTGAGTTTCATGGAAACCGGTCGTTCCCTGCCGAGCCGAGAGATGGTGCTGCGGCTGGCGGAGCGGCTCGACATTCCGCTGCGCGAACGCAATACGCTGCTGATGGCCGCCGGTTACGCGCCGCTTTTCCCCGAGCGGAAACTGGACGACCCGGCGCTGCAGGCGGCGCGCAAGGCGATGGAACTGGTGCTGGCCGGGCACGAGCCGTATCCGGCGCTGGCCATCGACCGCCACTGGAACCTGGTGGCGACCAACAAGGCGCTGGCGCCGCTGCTGGCCGGAGTCGATCCGGCGCTGCTGCAGCCGCCGGTCAATGTGCTGAGGCTGAGCCTGCACCCGCAGGGCGTGGCGCCGCGCATCGTCAATTACCGGGAATGGCGCGCCCACCTGTTCGAGCGGCTGCGCCACCAGATCGATGTCTCGGGCGACCCGGTGCTGGAGGACTTGATGCGCGAGCTGAGCGCTTATCCGGCGCCCGCCGGGCTGGCGCCGCAGGCGCAGTGCGAGCACCAGTCGTATGCCGGCGTGGTCGTGCCGTTCCAGTTAATGACGCCCGCGGGCACGCTGTCGTTCATCAGCACCACCACCGTGTTCGGCACGCCGCTCGACGTGACGCTGTCGGAACTGGCGCTGGAGTCGTTCTTCCCGGCCGATGCGCAGACGGCGCAGGCGTTGCGCCTGCATGCCGCGGCGTAG
- a CDS encoding NAD(P)-dependent alcohol dehydrogenase, producing the protein MMKAAVFVEPGRIELTDKPIPDVGPNDALVRITTTTICGTDVHILKGEYPVARGLTVGHEPVGVIEKLGSAVSGYREGQRVIAGAICPNFNSYAAQDGAPSQDGSYLIPSGRCGCHGYKATAGWRFGNMIDGTQAEYVLVPDAQANLAPIPDGLTDEQVLMCPDIMSTGFKGAENANIKIGDTVVVFAQGPIGLCATAGARLLGATTIIGVDGNDHRLEIAKKMGADITLNFRTCDVVGEVMRLTGGRGADSAIEALGTQQTFESALRVLKPGGTLSSLGVYSKDLTIPVAAFAAGLGDHRINTALCPGGKERMRRLMAVVESNRLDLGVLVTHHYKLDDIVAAYDLFANQRDGVLKVAIKPE; encoded by the coding sequence ATGATGAAAGCAGCCGTGTTCGTCGAACCCGGCCGCATCGAACTGACCGATAAGCCGATTCCGGACGTGGGGCCGAACGATGCACTGGTGCGCATCACGACCACGACGATTTGCGGCACCGATGTCCATATCCTCAAGGGAGAGTACCCGGTTGCCAGGGGACTGACCGTCGGTCACGAACCGGTCGGCGTGATCGAGAAGCTCGGCAGCGCGGTCTCCGGCTACCGGGAAGGCCAGCGCGTCATCGCGGGTGCGATCTGCCCGAATTTCAATTCCTACGCCGCCCAGGACGGCGCCCCATCGCAGGATGGCAGCTACCTGATCCCGAGCGGGCGCTGCGGCTGCCATGGCTACAAGGCGACCGCGGGCTGGCGCTTTGGCAACATGATCGACGGTACGCAGGCCGAATACGTGCTCGTGCCGGATGCGCAGGCAAATCTCGCCCCGATTCCGGATGGGCTGACGGACGAACAAGTGCTCATGTGCCCGGATATCATGTCCACCGGCTTCAAGGGCGCGGAAAACGCCAATATCAAGATCGGCGACACGGTCGTGGTCTTTGCGCAGGGACCGATCGGGCTGTGCGCCACGGCGGGCGCGCGCCTGCTCGGGGCGACCACCATCATCGGAGTGGATGGCAACGATCATCGCCTGGAAATCGCGAAGAAGATGGGGGCGGACATCACCCTCAATTTCAGGACTTGCGACGTGGTCGGCGAGGTGATGCGCCTGACCGGCGGGCGCGGGGCGGACTCTGCCATCGAGGCGCTGGGCACGCAGCAGACGTTCGAGTCCGCGCTGCGCGTGCTGAAGCCGGGCGGGACCTTGTCCAGCCTCGGGGTGTACTCGAAAGACCTGACCATCCCGGTGGCGGCGTTTGCGGCGGGCCTGGGCGATCACAGGATCAACACCGCGCTTTGCCCCGGCGGCAAGGAACGCATGCGGCGGCTGATGGCAGTGGTGGAATCAAACCGCCTGGACCTCGGCGTGCTCGTCACGCATCACTACAAGCTCGATGACATCGTCGCAGCCTACGACCTGTTCGCCAACCAGCGGGATGGCGTGCTGAAGGTGGCGATCAAGCCCGAGTAA
- a CDS encoding antitoxin Xre/MbcA/ParS toxin-binding domain-containing protein, which translates to MTKDGHPSLQGLDALRARFQEQSRKAQAYYTIMHRVRAAAGSDDAASAWMTEPLSAFDGKTAAQLVADGRADEVLGYIDSLDPGSSG; encoded by the coding sequence ATGACCAAAGACGGACACCCTTCTCTTCAGGGACTGGATGCGCTCCGTGCGCGCTTTCAAGAGCAGTCGCGCAAGGCGCAGGCTTATTACACGATCATGCACAGGGTGCGGGCAGCCGCTGGCAGCGATGACGCCGCCAGCGCATGGATGACCGAGCCATTGAGCGCATTCGATGGCAAGACTGCGGCACAGCTGGTGGCAGACGGGCGCGCGGACGAGGTGCTGGGTTACATTGACTCGCTGGACCCCGGATCTTCTGGCTAA
- a CDS encoding cupin domain-containing protein, with translation MAHIPAALLGLGKLSSEAGDVTVATREGVSTQPHTHPTTNYVTVTEGTLYLTLDGAERAVRPGEWCTIPANTEHAERFVEKTSVIVFWVKGQSGAGD, from the coding sequence ATGGCGCATATTCCGGCGGCCCTGCTTGGCCTGGGCAAACTCAGCAGCGAGGCCGGCGACGTGACTGTCGCCACGCGCGAGGGCGTCAGTACCCAGCCGCACACGCATCCCACCACCAATTACGTTACGGTGACCGAAGGAACCTTGTATCTGACGCTGGATGGCGCGGAGCGGGCGGTGCGGCCGGGAGAATGGTGCACCATTCCCGCCAACACGGAACACGCCGAGCGTTTTGTGGAAAAGACCTCGGTCATCGTTTTCTGGGTCAAGGGCCAGTCCGGCGCGGGCGACTGA
- a CDS encoding Crp/Fnr family transcriptional regulator, which produces MPTDIAYRLQEGLAMAAIAQSDRECRNALLALLPDEDYEKLAPHLQRVPTPFNTVLFERDKPIDYVYFPCSGAHSVLAVMQDGAMVEVGTVGNEGLSTVEILIGGEVATERVVCQVPGESLRMPAARFREAIAGDTALRRVALRYLQAYLSQVSQSVACNRLHSIEERFARWLLMSHDRSPGYDVQLTQEYLAIMLGVHRPSVSLVARTFQQAGIIKYSRGTITVLDRPALEDACCECYFVVRKQFERTLGISSS; this is translated from the coding sequence ATGCCTACAGACATCGCGTATCGTCTTCAGGAAGGACTGGCAATGGCTGCGATTGCACAATCGGATCGGGAATGCAGGAACGCCCTGCTGGCGCTGTTGCCCGACGAGGACTATGAGAAGCTGGCGCCGCACTTGCAGCGGGTTCCGACGCCGTTCAACACTGTACTGTTCGAGCGCGACAAGCCGATCGATTATGTGTATTTCCCCTGCAGTGGCGCCCATTCGGTGCTGGCGGTGATGCAGGACGGCGCCATGGTGGAAGTCGGCACGGTGGGCAACGAGGGCTTGTCGACGGTGGAAATCCTGATCGGCGGCGAGGTGGCGACCGAGAGAGTCGTATGCCAGGTTCCCGGCGAAAGCCTGCGCATGCCGGCGGCGCGCTTCCGCGAAGCCATAGCCGGGGATACGGCGCTGCGCCGCGTGGCGCTGCGCTACCTGCAAGCTTACCTCAGCCAGGTGTCGCAGTCGGTGGCTTGCAACCGGCTGCATTCGATCGAGGAACGCTTCGCGCGCTGGCTGCTGATGAGCCATGATCGCTCTCCCGGGTACGACGTCCAGCTCACGCAGGAATACCTCGCCATCATGCTCGGGGTACACCGGCCCAGCGTGAGCCTGGTGGCGCGGACCTTCCAGCAGGCCGGCATCATCAAGTACAGCCGGGGCACGATCACCGTGCTCGACCGTCCGGCACTGGAAGACGCCTGCTGCGAATGCTATTTCGTGGTGCGCAAGCAGTTCGAGCGCACGCTCGGCATATCGTCTTCCTGA
- a CDS encoding putative quinol monooxygenase, with translation MLLLLAELNAAPSAVQEVEGILKGLVEAARGEPGTLAYAVHRQQQSATAFVLYELYRDWAACDLHLASAQVRQALKRFEHLLAMPPRVVFCDTVAAVGAG, from the coding sequence ATGTTGCTGCTGCTTGCAGAACTGAACGCCGCGCCGTCCGCGGTACAAGAAGTGGAAGGCATATTGAAGGGGCTGGTGGAAGCTGCGCGCGGCGAACCCGGCACGCTGGCCTACGCGGTGCACCGGCAGCAGCAAAGCGCCACCGCTTTCGTGCTGTACGAGCTGTATCGGGACTGGGCCGCGTGCGATCTGCACCTGGCGTCGGCGCAGGTCCGGCAGGCGCTCAAGCGCTTCGAGCATTTGCTGGCGATGCCGCCGCGTGTCGTGTTCTGCGATACCGTAGCGGCGGTCGGCGCCGGTTGA
- a CDS encoding helix-turn-helix domain-containing protein encodes MTTGGQTGVSTFQFLPHAALRPYIDRIWGWESAKKQRVALPTLLPGTGAEVYFHYRMPFCRNSAQAGMDFLPPAHLLCVRRAPIALQPSDQVGFVAVRFRAGMLPRFTRIPPHELIDQACPLDELWGAAAKELAGRVAGIASFAGKAALIQSFLLARLRSGVGDALVEQAVADIYRECAALPIERLALRLGIGRRQLERRFKLATGQTPAEVRRLARFQKTARAVMLAPGMRYLDAALAHGYYDQAHFIRDFRELAQSTPQRHFEEARARTHFYNTPWRA; translated from the coding sequence ATGACAACCGGCGGACAGACAGGCGTGAGCACTTTCCAGTTCTTGCCGCATGCCGCCCTGCGCCCTTACATCGACCGTATCTGGGGCTGGGAGAGCGCCAAGAAACAGCGCGTTGCGCTGCCGACCCTGCTGCCGGGCACCGGAGCCGAGGTTTACTTTCACTATCGCATGCCGTTTTGCCGCAACAGCGCGCAGGCTGGCATGGATTTCCTGCCGCCGGCCCATCTGCTGTGCGTGCGCCGTGCGCCGATCGCGCTGCAGCCGTCCGACCAGGTCGGTTTTGTCGCCGTTCGCTTTCGCGCCGGCATGCTGCCACGGTTCACGCGCATTCCGCCGCATGAGCTGATCGACCAGGCATGTCCACTGGACGAACTGTGGGGCGCCGCCGCAAAGGAGCTGGCCGGGCGCGTTGCCGGCATCGCTTCGTTTGCCGGCAAGGCCGCCCTGATCCAGTCCTTCCTGCTGGCGCGCCTGCGCAGCGGCGTGGGCGATGCCCTGGTTGAACAGGCAGTGGCGGATATTTACCGCGAATGCGCGGCGCTGCCAATTGAGCGCCTTGCCCTGCGCCTGGGCATCGGCAGGCGCCAGCTGGAGCGCCGCTTCAAGCTGGCAACCGGGCAGACGCCGGCCGAAGTGCGGCGCCTCGCCCGTTTCCAGAAGACGGCGCGGGCGGTGATGCTCGCGCCCGGCATGCGCTATCTCGATGCGGCGCTGGCGCACGGCTACTACGACCAGGCGCATTTCATCCGTGACTTCCGGGAACTGGCGCAGTCGACGCCGCAGCGCCATTTCGAGGAAGCCCGCGCCAGGACGCATTTTTACAATACGCCCTGGCGCGCCTAG
- the sugE gene encoding quaternary ammonium compound efflux SMR transporter SugE, giving the protein MHWILLILAGLLEVGWAIGLKYSEGFTRLWPSIGTALAMLASVGLLGIAMKSLPVGTAYAVWVGVGAVGTVILGIVLFGESAATARLISVALIVAGIVGLKLASPH; this is encoded by the coding sequence ATGCACTGGATACTATTGATTCTCGCCGGCCTGCTCGAAGTCGGCTGGGCCATCGGCTTGAAATACTCCGAGGGTTTCACCCGCCTGTGGCCGAGCATCGGCACCGCTTTAGCCATGCTCGCCAGCGTCGGGCTGCTGGGCATCGCGATGAAATCGCTGCCCGTCGGCACGGCCTACGCGGTCTGGGTCGGCGTGGGAGCGGTAGGCACCGTGATACTCGGTATCGTCCTGTTCGGCGAATCCGCCGCTACCGCGCGCCTGATCAGCGTCGCGCTGATCGTCGCCGGCATCGTCGGGCTCAAGCTGGCGTCGCCGCACTGA
- a CDS encoding pyrimidine dimer DNA glycosylase/endonuclease V, which translates to MRLWSIDPGYLDPMGLVALWREGLLAQKVLLGQTRGYRAHPQLARFRAQPDPVLAIGCYLSAVVAEATRRGYRFDASKVVQSGVLSPVPVRQGQLDYEWEHLLRKLAARSPAVYDTHKAIARPRPHPLFTVVPGGIEEWERV; encoded by the coding sequence TTGCGTCTTTGGTCGATCGATCCCGGCTACCTGGACCCGATGGGGCTGGTGGCACTGTGGCGTGAAGGCTTGCTGGCGCAAAAGGTGCTGCTGGGGCAGACGCGCGGCTATCGTGCCCATCCGCAGCTGGCGCGGTTTCGCGCGCAGCCCGATCCGGTGCTCGCCATCGGCTGCTACCTGAGCGCGGTGGTGGCGGAAGCGACCCGGCGCGGTTACCGCTTCGATGCGTCGAAAGTGGTCCAGTCCGGCGTTCTGTCGCCGGTACCGGTGCGCCAGGGGCAGCTCGACTATGAATGGGAACACCTGCTGCGCAAGCTCGCGGCACGCTCGCCGGCCGTCTACGACACGCACAAGGCCATCGCGCGTCCGCGGCCGCATCCGCTGTTTACAGTCGTTCCGGGCGGGATCGAGGAGTGGGAGCGGGTTTGA